A genomic stretch from Ovis canadensis isolate MfBH-ARS-UI-01 breed Bighorn chromosome 5, ARS-UI_OviCan_v2, whole genome shotgun sequence includes:
- the JUND gene encoding transcription factor JunD codes for MQMRDVTRAQWRAGTVSSSRRAEAIKGRTGCAAQEPPPVEGWAQRPRPGRVQGRADGGGRGPPGGRGHSPPGPARRGRRRMETPFYGDEALSGLGGGGSSSGGGGSFASPGRLFPGAPPTAAAGSMMKKDALTLSLSEQVAAALKPAAAPPPGPLRTDGAPGTAPPDGLLASPDLGLLKLASPELERLIIQSNGLVTTTPTSTQFLFPKVAASEEQEFAEGFVKALEDLHKQNQLGAGAASAAAAAGGPSGTAAGAAPPSELAPAAATPEAPVYANLSSYAGGTGSAGGSATVAFAAEPVPFPPPPPPGTLGPPRLAALKDEPQTVPDVPSFGESPPLSPIDMDTQERIKAERKRLRNRIAASKCRKRKLERISRLEEKVKTLKSQNTELASTASLLREQVAQLKQKVLSHVNSGCQLLPQHQVPAY; via the coding sequence ATGCAAATGAGAGACGTCACTCGTGCCCAATGGCGAGCGGGGACAGTGAGCTCATCGCGCCGGGCCGAGGCTATAAAGGGGCGCACGGGTTGCGCGGCGCAGGAGCCGCCGCCAGTGGAGGGCTGGGCGCAGCGGCCGCGGCCGGGGAGGGTGCAGGGCCGAGCGGACGGGGGGGGGCGCGGGCCCCCGGGCGGCCGCGGCCACTCCCCCCCCGGGCCGGCGCGGCGGGGGAGGCGGAGGATGGAAACACCCTTCTACGGCGATGAGGCGCTGAGCGGCCTGGGCGGCGGCGGCAGTAGCAGTGGCGGCGGTGGCAGCTTCGCGTCCCCGGGTCGTCTGTTCCCCGGGGCGCCCCCGACGGCGGCGGCCGGCAGCATGATGAAGAAGGACGCGCTGACGCTAAGCTTGAGCGAACAGGTGGCGGCAGCGCTCAAGCCCGCGGCCGCGCCGCCCCCGGGCCCTTTGCGCACCGACGGCGCCCCGGGCACGGCGCCCCCCGACGGTCTGCTTGCCTCGCCCGACCTGGGGCTGCTAAAGCTCGCCTCGCCCGAGCTCGAGCGCCTCATCATCCAGTCCAACGGGCTGGTTACCACCACGCCGACGAGCACGCAGTTCCTCTTTCCCAAGGTGGCGGCCAGCGAGGAGCAGGAGTTCGCCGAGGGCTTCGTCAAGGCCCTAGAGGACTTACACAAGCAAAACCAGCTGGGCGCGGGCGCGGCCTCCGCTGCAGCCGCCGCCGGGGGACCTTCGGGCACGGCTGCGGGCGCCGCGCCTCCCAGTGAGCTGGCCCCAGCGGCGGCCACGCCCGAGGCACCCGTCTACGCGAACCTGAGCAGCTACGCGGGCGGCACCGGGAGTGCTGGGGGTTCTGCGACGGTCGCCTTCGCCGCGGAGCCTGTGCCCTTCCCACCGCCGCCACCCCCAGGCACGTTGGGGCCGCCGCGCCTGGCCGCGCTCAAGGATGAACCGCAGACGGTGCCCGACGTGCCGAGCTTCGGCGAGAGCCCGCCGCTGTCTCCCATCGACATGGACACGCAAGAGCGCATTAAGGCAGAGCGCAAGCGGCTGCGCAACCGCATCGCTGCCTCCAAGTGCCGCAAGCGCAAGCTGGAGCGCATCTCGCGCCTCGAGgagaaagtgaagacgctcaagAGCCAGAACACGGAGCTGGCGTCCACGGCGAGCCTGCTGCGCGAGCAGGTGGCGCAGCTCAAGCAGAAGGTCCTCAGCCACGTCAACAGCGGCTGCCAGCTGCTGCCCCAGCACCAGGTGCCCGCGTACTGA